ttacaactataaacctatactttttctgtttagattcataaaatagagttcaatatgaaaccatagcaatttgattcactcaaaacggatttaaaatgaagaagttatgggtaaaacaagattggataatttttctcattttagctacgtgaaaattggtaacaaatctattccaaccataacttaatcaacttgtattgtatattatgtaatcttgagataccatagacacgtatacaatgtttcgacctatcatgtcgacacatctatatatatttcggaacaaccatagacactctatatgtgaatgttggagttagctatacagggttgaggttgattccaaaatatatatagtttgagttgtgatcaatactgagatacgtatacactgggtcgtggattgattcaagataatatttatcgatttatttctgtacatctaactgtggacaactagttgtaggttactaatgaggacagctgacttaataaacttaaaacatcaaaatatattaaaagtgttgtaaatatattttgaacatactttgatatatatgtatatattgttataggttcgtgaatcaaccagtggccaagtcttacttcccgacgaagtaaaaatctgtgaaagtgagttatagtcccacttttaaaatctaatatttttgggatgagaatacatgcaggttttataaatgatttacaaagtagacacaagtatgtgaaactacattctatggttgaattatcgaaatcgaatatgcccctttttattaagtctggtaatctaagaattagggaacagacaccctaattgacgcgaatcctaaagatagatctatcgggcccaacaagccccatccaaagtaccgggtgctttagtacttcgaaatttatatcatatccgaagggtgtcccggaatgatggggatattcttatatatatgcatcttgttaatgtcggttaccaggtgttcaccatatgaatgatttttatctctatgtatgggatgtgtattgaaatatgaaatcttgtggtctattattatgatttgatatatataggttaaacctataactcaccaacatttttgttgacgttttaagcatgtttattctcaggtgattattaagagcttccgctgtcgcatacttaaataaggacgagatttggagtccatgcttgtatgatattgtgtaaaaaaaactgcattcaagaaacttattttgttgtaacatatttgtattgtaaaccattatgtaatggtcgtgtgtaaacaggatattttagattatcagtatttgataatctacgtaaagtttttttaaaacctttatctatgaaataaaggttatggtttgttttaaaaatgaatgcagtctttgaaaaacgtctcatatagaggtcaaaacctcacaacgaaatcaattaatatggaacgtttttaatcaataagaacgggacatttcaattttatGGCTAAAATGAAGTATTATTACGAatggatatttttataaaaagaatacattacaataatattaatattacatatcactatatttttgttattaaaatgatactaactaagatatatataaaatatatcaattaatatataaatatatatattttattataaaccttaatataaattaatattattaatatattataataaatattagtgatataaaacatatacatttaaatatattaaatttatctatataacacgtAATATCACaagtatgattattagtaataatatatataagcttatgtaaatacaattatatattttaatatatatatgaatgatataggttcgtgaatccaaggccaaccctgcattgttcagtgtcgacatatgtatttttactacaaaatacagtattgtaagtttcatttgctccctttttaaatgcttttgcaatatatatttttgggactgagaatacatgcgctgttttataactgttttacgaaatagatacaagtaattgaaactaaattatatggttgaatgatcgaaatcgaatatgccccttttagcttggtagcctaagaattagggaacatcactaattttgagaattagtgcacccctaattgacgcgaatcctaaaggtagatctacgggaactaacaacccccattctgaaatttggaatgctttagtacttcgagtttatcatgtccgatgggtgtcccggaatgatggggatattctatatgcatcttgttaaggttggttaccaggtgttcaccatatgaatgaatttttatctctacgcagtttgcgaaatgcctgatatgagaatgatatttatggaaaaattgaaattttgtggtctattaaaattatggaaatgatcgattatgataaactaatgaactcaccaaccttttggttgacactttaaagcatgtttattctcaggtttgaagaaatcttccgctgtgcatttgctcattttagagatattacttggagtcattcatgacatatttcaaaagacgttgcattcgagtcgttgagttcatcaagattattattaagtcaattatagttggatatattatgaaatggtatgcatgccgccaactttcaatgtaatgaaagtttgtcttttaaaaacgaatgcaatgtttgtaaaatgtatcatatagaggtcaagtacctcgcgatgtaatcatatgttattgtattcgttcttattgaTTAGGACGGATCGTTTCAGCAACTGACAAAACGTCGCCTCAATTTCCTTGCATTTAATGCAGCAGGACAAAAAGCTTTATTCAAGTAAATGAAGAAGAAAGCGAAGGCGCTTGGAAAAGAGTGGACGGACGGTAGTTACAACTTGAGTTCAACACCATGCGCAGTCCCCGCGCGCTAAGGCATATAGCGCTATAGTGACATTCATGGCGCCAATCCCAGACGTGCGCATTGGCGGCATACACATGTCAGGCGACGCTGTAGCTGGCAGAGGACACCTGACAGACAAAAGGACAAgtccgacaagaacactttttgcTTTTGTCGGATCAGCTTACTCGAAGATGTACTATTGGCAGACCTCGATTCTTTTAACCTTATTATGTGGCGATAAAAGACAAGAAGGATTGCCCTATAAATAAAGGACTTCGTCCACATCATAAGGGATCTGGAATtcacttcacacacacacacacacacacacacacactattgacAATAGCGCATAGCGCAattatacccgcgctaccggactcataGCATTTCACTAGATACTCTTGATATACAGGTAATGTTCCATGAACACAAACCCCACAACCTAGCGCGAGCCATCATTAACCGGGCTACccgtcgatggtgggtctatgtttaactacccctgctgagatcctcatctcgcaaggggttattcacggtactccagaccggagagttaaacccaattgacccttaaacccccttcattgatgtcaagcatggaccgaacccaacccgattattctatgcttgatcatatatatatatatatatatatatatatatatatatatatatatatatatatatatatatatatattataaacagaAGTTTGAAATCATTAAGGGGACTAAATTAGCCCCACATTCATTTTATGCGGTTAATAACCCGCCCCAACTATCATTCTGGAGTAAATCTGGATTAATTTGCGGGCATGACTGATAAAACCTTATCTCCGCTGCCCCTTGCAACGCAACGTGCGAAATGCGATTTAAAGTCACAAATTACCTTGTGTCTAATGTTTTACTCGAGAGTCGAAATGATGACCTCTAAAAAAAAAGGTGTCATTGCTACGTCTCAATTTACATAGGgaaatgattctcacacacacttttttgatcctcacacaccaatttaaagaaatggagtattattagaagagtaaaaggttaaaataggtgtgtgaagatcaaaaaagggtgtgttagaatcatccttCATTTACATATTATTCCCACCTTTTCCATAATCTCCATCACCCTCGACTTTACTTTTCACATATATATATtccatataaatacataaatataaataccaCAACACCTGCAAACTAACATACATATTCAGATTCAAACACCAACCCACAAACAAACATGAGATCAACTAACCATCTAATTGGCTCACTAAACTTCCTCACTTTCCTTCTTTCCATCCCCATTCTCGGAGGTGGCATTTGGCTCTCCACGCGCGCAAACAACACTGATTGCATCTCTTTCTTACAATGGCCTATTATTGTCATCGGTGTTTCAATCATGGTTGTTTCACTCGCGGGTATCGCTGGCGCGTGTTATAGAAACACTTTCCTCATGTACCTTTACCTATGGGCTATGTTTGTTATTATTGCTGTTTTAATCGGGTTTATTATTTTTGCTTATGCGGTTACGGATAAAGGATCCGGTAGACATATGTTGAACCGGGTTTACCCTGATTATTATTTGGAGGATTATTCCGGCTGGCTTAAAGATCGGGTTGTTAGTGATAGTTATTGGGGTAAGATTAGATCTTGTATTCATGATTCGAAAACGTGTGCTAAAACGGGTCGGGTTATTGGTGGGTATCCGGAAACTGCTGATATGTATTATCTACGGAAGTTGAATCCTGTTCAGGTTTGTCTCATTTTTTTTTTCTAATCCTTTAAGTAAATAAtatagaggaatattcatttgagtccataaattaagttgagattcaagggatcaatgagagcgcgacacgtgtcgcgaaaatcacatgtgattgcaaaaaatttaaaaaaaaaattttgaaatttttttttttgaaatttaaattttttttttttacaatcacatgtgcttggatttgccatgcataatcacatgtgattgggtttacaatcacatgtgattgggtttacaatcacatgtgattaacatgcataatcacatatgatttttttttttttaaatttcgaaaaaaaaaatttcggaaaaaaaatttgaaaaaaaaattttcgaaaaaaaattaaaaaaataaatttttcgaatttttttttccaatcacatgtgattttcgcgccacatgtcgccatctcattggtccctttattttcaagcaaatttatagatgcaagtgattacaactcatacGATATTATATAATACTACGTATTAATTAAGTAATTGTTAATTAAAGTTGGACTCGATTGTAGTTTTTAGATATGAAACTCTGAAAGTGAAATAAAGTTATACTGTGTACGATTTTATTTACAAAGTTAAAAAACTTTTTTGCGATAAAAGTCATATAATGGAAATTTAAATACAAGTACGGAGTAATAATTATCATTTAGGTTTAAAAATAAAGCAAGTCGAAGATTTGCTTGTAATCTTCGTATGTTGGTTGTTTTGATGATGATCTTTCAATTTATGTATTTCATCTTTTTTGCCGGAAAAAAAAATAAAGCAAGTCAATTATATGAACTTACTCTATTATTTAATCATTTGGATTAGTTTTGCGCCTAGTTGATACAACTTTTTTTagtgattatttttttttttgaaaagcaaaaagtattattattattatccggaATATAACATTACAAGTCGCTACACGCATCTATACAATGATATAAACAATAACGTACAATCGGAGAAAAGAAAAGATTGGagttaacactataatatattaatCGGGAGTATTAGTTTTTTACTTTTATCCCCGTTTATGTTTGCTGAAAGAAAGTGAATTTCATAAGAAATGTTTGGAAACCAACACTTGATTTTGCTAGTTGCTTGTTGTAATTGTAAAACGTAGTGTATTAAAATAATGAATTTCGTGGAAACTTGGTTTTGTGGAGTACTAAATACACTACATCGACAGTCTCTGTAGGTGCACCTATTAAATTCATAAGGTCGGTGTCAGATTTAATAAATAATTACCCAAAAATAGGTTATATTCCATTAAATTATGTAACGTATTATAATTTGGTGATAAATAAAATTTTGTGATTCAATTATAATGGACTCATAATGTAACGACCCTCAAAACCGTTAGAGATATCTGTCAGCTACTTTAGTTTTATACAAGTATACGTATTTATTCCGATTGTTTAGTAGGAGTAACAGATGTTTTCATTATACATTTTAAAGCACTTTTTAGAATATAGGATTGGCACTTTATAGTAGAAGCGAGCTAATTTGGGGTGGCAAGTGGGAAGAAAACAAAAAATGCCACATAAAATTATTGAATCTTCACCGACCATGTAGACGGTCAAA
The window above is part of the Rutidosis leptorrhynchoides isolate AG116_Rl617_1_P2 chromosome 1, CSIRO_AGI_Rlap_v1, whole genome shotgun sequence genome. Proteins encoded here:
- the LOC139864637 gene encoding tetraspanin-3-like is translated as MRSTNHLIGSLNFLTFLLSIPILGGGIWLSTRANNTDCISFLQWPIIVIGVSIMVVSLAGIAGACYRNTFLMYLYLWAMFVIIAVLIGFIIFAYAVTDKGSGRHMLNRVYPDYYLEDYSGWLKDRVVSDSYWGKIRSCIHDSKTCAKTGRVIGGYPETADMYYLRKLNPVQSGCCKPPTECGYIYVNETVWNPVNAATLPANLDCNRWSNDQEQLCYNCDSCKAGVLGSLKKSWRKVSVINIVVLILLVIAYVIACGAFKNNKRMDNSEQYGATRMEKVRPTRIHF